GGAGCCGAGCGCGATGGCGTCGCTTGGCCTGGCGTCGATCTCGACCATGTCGCTGCCGCGGCGGAGGAAGAGCTTGGCGAAGAAGGTGTGGTTTTGGAGGTCGCTGATCTCGATGCGGTCGAGCTCGTAGCCCAGGGCCTGGACGACGTTGTCGAGCAGTTCGTGGGTCTGGGGCCTTGGCGGGTGCTGGCCCATGAGCCGGCGCTCGATCGCGGCGGCCTCGGTGATGCCGATGACGATCGGGAAGATGCGGGCGCTCGATTCGTCGTCGATGCCCGCCTCGCGCAGCTCGACGACGTGAGTGTCGTCGGTCTCGCGGATCAGCACGCGGGCGAGTTCCATCTGGATGGTCATGGCCTGGCTCCGGGTCAAACCGCCGGCTCACTGAAGTGAGCCGGCCTGTCGCCTCACAAACGCATCAGGGCATGATAGCTGCCGTCGGTGTACGAGTCGCCGGTGCCCGCCGGAAGATGTGCGTCGTCGGTGACAAGCTGGCCATGGGTATTGCGGAGCAGACGATCGACCTGCTTGCGGTTTTCGGGGCGTTCGATGCTGCACGTGCAGTAGAGCAGGTGCCCGCCGGGGCGGACCCAGCTTTTGGCGAGGTCGACGATCTCACGCTGGAGCGTGACAAGCTTGCCCATCGCGAGCTGTGAGTGGCGGTAGCGGGCCTCGGGCCTGCGGGCGAGGACGCCGGTATTGCTGCATGGGACGTCGAGGACGACGAGGTCGTACTGCATATCGCCCGCGCGATCGGGCGTGACGACCTCCAGGTTGTCGATGCCCTCGGCCGTCTCGCGCAACTGCTCGCGGCGGTCGGGGTGCGTGTCCGTCGCGATGACTTTCGCGCCCTTGTGCATCAGCGCAAGCTGGCGCGACTTTGTGCCCCGGCCCGCGCAGTAGTCGAGGATCGTCTGGGGCTTGAGGTCGGTGGTGGCCTGGCACGACGCGGCCGATGCGGTGTCCTGCACGCGGCGCATCGGGTGGGCATCGAGGAACGCGACGAGCTCTTCGTGCTTACCTTGCCAGACGACGAAGCCCGGTAATTCGTGCGGTGTCCAAGGCGTATCGCTATCTGTCGCCGCATCAAACCCCGGCTCCACCGCGATGACCGTCGGCGGGTTCTCGATCGCGTGCAGGCACAGCGCGGTCGTTGTCTCCATGCCGAAGACCTCGGCCCAGCGTTTGACCAGTGAGCGCGGCATGCTCGTCGCCACGGCGAGGTGGGCCACGGCGTCGGCCGGGTCAGGCATCGCCGGGCTGTTGAGTGTCAAGACCCCGCCCCCCGGCAGTGGCAGCGCGTCCCGGCTCGGTGTCCAAGGTGTGTCGGGGTCGCGTCCCGCAACGAGCTTGGCGAGCTTGCGCAGCACGGCGTTGGTCATGCCCGAGGCGCCGGCGCGGACGTGCTTGCGCGCGATGCCCACGGCCTGGTCGACAACGGCGTAGACGGGCAGCCGGTCGAGGAATACGAGCTGCGCCGCGGCGGAGAGGAGCACGGCCTGCATCGCGGGTTCGAGCCGACGCATGCGCTGGGTGAGGAACTGATCGAGCAGGTGTTCGAGGGTGTACCAGCGCTGGATGGTCGTGCGGTAGATGGCCAGCGCGAGCGCCGCGTCGGCTGGCGAGAGCCCGGCCGGGTCCAGGTGCGGCGGGTCGAGGTCGGGGAATCGCTCGGCGGGCTCGGTCAGCGCGCGGGCGACCCACAGGCGGGCCGAGGTGCTCGGGGCCTGTGCGACGTGTCGTTCATTCATGGGTGGGCGCCTGCGGGCGGGCTGCGCTGTCGGCGGCTTCGCCCAGGGCCTTTCGGACCTCTTCGAGGAAGGGCTCAACCTTAAAGGGCTTGAAGAGCACGGCCGCGAGGCCTTCCTGGCTTGCGCGGACGATGGAGTGGTGCGGGTCGTAGCCGAAGCCTGTCATCAGGATGACGGGGGTCTGCACGTTGACGCGCTGGGCTGCCGCGTAGATCTCGTAGCCGTTGCGGTACGGCATCTTGATGTCCGAAACGACGATGTCGAAGTTCTCTTGGTCCAGCGCGGCGCAGGCCTCGTAGCCGTCTTTCGCGGTGGTGACCGTGCAGCCGTGCTTGGTGAGGATTTCCTTGATCGTCTTTCGGATGTTGGGTTCGTCGTCGGCGACAAGGACTTTTTTGCCGGAGAGCAGCGGGTCGCCTTGCTGGTCGGCGACGTCCTGCGAGCCGAGGACGGCGTTGGGGCCGTGCTTGACGTTGTCGAGCGCCTCGCGGATTTTTTTGACATCGGTGATGATGCGCGACACGCTGTCGGTCAGTGCCTCGTCGCCGATGTAGGCATCGTTCATGCGCTCGCACTCGTGGAGGATGTCGTTGATCGGCGACGACATCTCGTGGATGACGCTCTCGGTGATCTGGCCCGAGGTCGTGTAGCGCTCGACGACCAGGAGGTTGAGGATATTCATCGCCAGCGCGACGTATCGGCCGAAAATCTCGGCGAACTGTCGGTCGTCTTCGTTGAACTGGCCGACCTTGTTGGACTCGACGTTGTAGACGCCGACGACCTCGTCGAAGAGCATGAGTGGCACGGTCAGCGAGCTCTTGGCGTGCTCAAGGCCCAGGACGTAGCGCGGGTCTTTCTCGGTATCGTGGCAGATGTACGAGCGCTTCGTCGCGGCGACGTAGCCCGACACGCCGTTGCCCTCGGGGTGGGCGTAGAGGTCGATCTCGAGCGCCTCGGTCGGAAGCCCTTCGGCGATGACGACTTCGAGCTTGTTGGTCTTGCGGTCCAGCAGGCGGATCGCGAAGTGGTCGAAGTGCATCAGGTCTTTGCTGTACCGGATGATCTTGTCCTGCAGCAGCTTCAGGCGCTGAGGCGGGGTGAGCTTGCTCACGGCCTCGGCGTCGAGCTTGGCGAGTTCCCGGCCCGACGCGTCGATCGCATCGATCTTGCGCTGCAGACGCTTACCGCCCGTCGAGTCCCACACGACCGCTGCGACCTGCGCGACGCCGCCTTCATTGCCCAACACCGGCGAGCAGATCATCTCGAAGTAGCGGTCGTCGACGCCGAAGGTGAACTTCTTGCAGCCGGGCTTGGCCTGGCCCTTGCTGGTCTGCGCGCTGCCGAAGAGCTTGTGTGCCTGGCCGCAGATCCGTCGGACCTGCTCGCTCACGGCCGGGGGGTAGGCGAGCATCTTCTTGTTGGACCAGTCGCATCGGCCGTCGGCGTCGACGATGCAGACGCCCTCGCCGATCGTGTTGAGGATGACGCTGGCCTTGTCGCTGACGATCGCGCGTTCGAGCGGGAGGAAGTCGCCAACATCTGCGAACACGCCGTGGTAGTCCTTGGCCTTGAGCGCATCGATCGCTTCGGTGCTCGAGTCGACGACGTCGGCCTCGAAGTAGCCGCTCAGCAATTTGGCGATCGGGTGCTCGTCGAGCACTTTGCCGCCAAAGATCAACACACGCGGTTTGGAAGGGTCCATTTCGTCGCTATCCCATCCCCTTAGGCCAACCCCTATTAGTACCACACAACTAACAGTAGCGCCAAGGCCTTTTCGGTCAATGGGCGGAAAAACATGCGATTTTCTATGGGTTTGTCAGAAGCGCCGGCGGGTGACCTGCTGCGCCATCGCGAGCAGCGTCTCGCGCGCGGCCGAGGGTTCGAGCCGGTCTGACAAGACCTGGCGAGCTTCCTGCACGAGCGTCTCGGCCTGCGCACGGGCCTGGCCCAATGCGCCAGCGTCCGATAGCACTTTGCAGATGTGCGTATAGACCGCGTCGTCGGTCGCGGACTCGTCGCCCGACTCGGCCCCCTGCCAGAGCAGGTCGCGCATCGCCTTGGCCTTGGCCGGGTCGGCTTGGTCGAGGTAACGGATCACGGGCAGGGTCAGCTTGCCCTTGGCGAGGTCTCGGCCCAGCGTCTTGCCGACCGTCGCCTCGTCGCCCGACAGGTCGAGCAGGTCGTCGATGATCTGGAACGCGATGCCGAGTTTTTCGCCGAACGCGAAGAGTGCCTGGCCCACGCGTTCGTCGCCGTTGCGGTGGCCCGGGGTGTGGGAGAGCATCGTGGGCAGCTCGCAGCACAGCCCGACCAGCGCGGCGGTCTTACGGCGGATCACTTCGTAGTAGGTCCGCTCGTCAAGCTCCCAGTTCTCGCGGTTGCTGAGCTGCAAGAGCTCGCCCTCGCACACGGTGTTGGTCGCCCGCGCGATAGCGCGGCTGATGTCGGCCCGGCCCAGCGCCGAGCACAGGTGGTAGGCGTGGCTGATGAGGTAGTCGCCCAGCATCACGGCGGTCTCGTTGCCACGCAGGCGGTTGATCGTCGCCCCGCCCCGCCGCATGTCGGCGCTGTCGAGGATGTCGTCGTGGACGAGTGTGGCCATGTGCACCATCTCGCACACCGCGGCCGTCACAACCGCGGGCTCGTGGAGGTCCTGCAGGTCGGTTCGGCCCGCGACGGCCATAGAGGAGAGCAGCACGAGCGTCGGCCGGAGCATCTTGCCGCGGTAGCGTTCGACGTGGCCGACCAACTCGTTGACGCAGGGCAGGTCGCTGAGCAGCTCGGCGTTGAAGCGGTCCTGTACGTCGCCAAGGTAGTGCGTGAGCGCTTGGCCAACCTCTTCGTCGCAATGGGCTGTGAGCAGCATGGGTGGCCGGGGGTTGGGAGCGTGTGCGGGCGGTATCGATCCGACACGAGATTGTACGGGGCCGTGCGTGCTTGTGGGCGGGTTGGGGACGGTTTGTTGGTCTCGCCTCGAAGATGCGCAGGCAAGATGCGCAAGCCCTCGCGTGGGATTGACACTACGAAATAGCCGATCTATTCTCTCGTGTTCATCGGGAGTCTGCCCCCCTGTATCAGTAGCCCCTTTTTACCCGGCCTATGAGCTGCCCGGGCCCCGCGACGTTGACCTCATGGCTGAAACGACCCAG
The sequence above is a segment of the Phycisphaeraceae bacterium D3-23 genome. Coding sequences within it:
- a CDS encoding bifunctional nuclease family protein, whose amino-acid sequence is MTIQMELARVLIRETDDTHVVELREAGIDDESSARIFPIVIGITEAAAIERRLMGQHPPRPQTHELLDNVVQALGYELDRIEISDLQNHTFFAKLFLRRGSDMVEIDARPSDAIALGSAHDVPIYVAEHVLDEVCGNDNGF
- a CDS encoding response regulator, translated to MDPSKPRVLIFGGKVLDEHPIAKLLSGYFEADVVDSSTEAIDALKAKDYHGVFADVGDFLPLERAIVSDKASVILNTIGEGVCIVDADGRCDWSNKKMLAYPPAVSEQVRRICGQAHKLFGSAQTSKGQAKPGCKKFTFGVDDRYFEMICSPVLGNEGGVAQVAAVVWDSTGGKRLQRKIDAIDASGRELAKLDAEAVSKLTPPQRLKLLQDKIIRYSKDLMHFDHFAIRLLDRKTNKLEVVIAEGLPTEALEIDLYAHPEGNGVSGYVAATKRSYICHDTEKDPRYVLGLEHAKSSLTVPLMLFDEVVGVYNVESNKVGQFNEDDRQFAEIFGRYVALAMNILNLLVVERYTTSGQITESVIHEMSSPINDILHECERMNDAYIGDEALTDSVSRIITDVKKIREALDNVKHGPNAVLGSQDVADQQGDPLLSGKKVLVADDEPNIRKTIKEILTKHGCTVTTAKDGYEACAALDQENFDIVVSDIKMPYRNGYEIYAAAQRVNVQTPVILMTGFGYDPHHSIVRASQEGLAAVLFKPFKVEPFLEEVRKALGEAADSAARPQAPTHE
- a CDS encoding polyprenyl synthetase family protein, which produces MLLTAHCDEEVGQALTHYLGDVQDRFNAELLSDLPCVNELVGHVERYRGKMLRPTLVLLSSMAVAGRTDLQDLHEPAVVTAAVCEMVHMATLVHDDILDSADMRRGGATINRLRGNETAVMLGDYLISHAYHLCSALGRADISRAIARATNTVCEGELLQLSNRENWELDERTYYEVIRRKTAALVGLCCELPTMLSHTPGHRNGDERVGQALFAFGEKLGIAFQIIDDLLDLSGDEATVGKTLGRDLAKGKLTLPVIRYLDQADPAKAKAMRDLLWQGAESGDESATDDAVYTHICKVLSDAGALGQARAQAETLVQEARQVLSDRLEPSAARETLLAMAQQVTRRRF